The sequence AGGTATTATATCTAGTAATACTTATACATTTTATCTACTTTCCTTCTTCCAACCCTCGGTCAAAATTCTAAAAGTTACATTATATCACTAAAATAGATTCCTAATTCCAGTGTATTgcctgaataaaaaatgttcaaacaaTAAATTGCTCTTCgagacgaaaaaaaaaaatacgactcGCGTCGTTCGTGAACGAATGACAGTTGTTTTATGGTTATCTAGATATAAAATTCTATCTCTATCTCTTCAACCACCACGCAATCCAGGAAAAGTTGTTGCCTGTGAAGGATGCCTTCAGCTGCGAATGCAAAGTCTGAAAAGCCAGCTTCTTCGGAGGCTACGGATAATTCGCCAATACGACAGATTATGACAATTATTGAGCATAAAATCCGGAATTTGGAGAAAAGAAAGGTAAGTAATTCTAAAGCTACTTTTATATCAACAAAGatcatgatttattttgaatgtttggaatattttttcacaatagGTAATTTGTGTGCGAATTAGCCCttagaatgaaaaataataacgaaCGTAATTCTACAAAGCTCTAaactttaatatgtaaatacttgCTGCAAACTGACGCCATTTTCATACATGTGCTTCTGCAATGTTGACGATACAAACCTATGACGCCCTAAGTATTTTACGCGTTAGAATTGTAGCACACAGAATTAGCATTGTGAAACcgtttgtttttaatgtaaacatGCTTTCGccgtattaaattttactgtTTACTCCGTAATGGTAGTCGGaattatactatttttgaaTACTCGGAAAAGCATTAGCATTCGACACCGAATGACTAAGCCAGACACAAAGTATGTACTGGTTTGGTTTTCTAACACCATCTCCACCTGTATTGTTTATCTGGCTACTACTTATCGATTACTCTTCACTACAaaagtttgtatggaaaatcaAAAAACTGTATACCTACTAacattccaaaataataattaaagtcaAACAATTGTTATGCCACATTATTCTAGCATTCAATTTTTGATCTTCATATAAGTAAACAAGATGAAGAATGATgtgaaatatcataataaaatagaaacattcATCAGTAGTTATTATCAATGCATGAAgttataagttaataatatctTATCCCTCCTTTTCCACCTGAGAGAGTTAAAGCTTAGTCCACTATTCTGGTCTTGTGCAAATTGgcaaattttatatgtttgttatgaagaattaaataacaaaatatgagtaattattgataattaattCACATCAGAATTGACAAACTTGAATTAACTTACGGTGTATGAAGCATACTTCTATTAATTgcccaagaacaaaatctcatctgcaaaataCACTAATGGCAGTATGAAGATTttaagttaagtgaaaatataaataccaattAGTCACctcaaaatagaaattaaattaattttcgatatcaataaaaatagttttgaaataagatatttatattttaacttaagtTAAAACCTTCATATTGCAACTAGAATATTTTgaagatgagattttgttcttggcGACAGTCCATTTGTACAAGAATGcctttttatattcataacatttttaaactaaaattaattaaaaattgtaagtaatacaaaataatatgtcaatttgttttattctgattatttttattgaaatgaatgTGTACATGTAAAAAGTACATATAGtatgagattttaaattatagtaagCTGTAATAGAAGAAAAGCCCAAAATGTAATTTCTTTTGTCACACAGACAAAATATACACAAGTTTCACAATTgtgttgaaattatttgttagGGTAATTACTTATTATGATGATTCATACAGTTTTAATTCAGTATCTTTAATATCTTAACAATGTGTAAtctaataacttaaaattaccAGATATAAGTTCTAagaatatatctataaataaaacatacataagcTATTGCACTGGTTACCAACAATTAAGTTGAGCTGTTAAATTCAGCCATGTCAAAagataagtattttacatttaacacAACATCACAACCATATAAATTGGTCCTAAGTATAGTtctgttgtaaaaaatatttaaaactacacaCTTCCATCCATAAATTAAAGATAAGGGGAAATATGCAAAAGTAGCCAAAGCTTTAGTTTACATTCACTAGGGTTAACACAGTAGTCTAATCTAACTATTGCTACTGCATGAAACAATACAACAATACATAAGCATTGCagcaaatataatgaataaaaatagcaatgtaaaaaaaatatattattttagattttgcaTTTTTCAAATTACCCAGAGTCTCTATAAAATAGAATGTTGcttcaaaaattataactaacctattccttaTGGAACcactattttaaacaataaaagtagaaaaaacattttaagaaaataagtttttgtGAATATGGAACATGACCACATGGTCATTTTTTaacatgttaataatatatggCCATCAGAAGCCAACCATCATATTTTAGTTGAATATAAGGTACAGATttacttgaaaaatattaaacaattgaaATCAGTgggtacataataaaaataactacatttcagtaattaatgtaaattaagtgCAAAATGTCCTTTTTAGGCTGTTGgtataaaatgttgtaaaatataatgcaacaactattcaaataatataaaaacaatatatagtactatatttttattacaaaaagaaagaTAATTATGTGTAATTAAATAGATCTATTCAGGCAAGTGGTCACTTACTGGAGCTAGTTGTTAAATCAGTGTGACCTACAGTGACCCTACAAAATTGATTGAAGATTCTTATATTTAATTctctctaaatttattttttcctatatcagattttttatttcagtaagttattattatttctaaattggATATGATAAATTATGACTTGTAACTTCTAAGGTGATATTAATAACTATTGTTGTTCTATGTTATAGAgttttggtaattatttttatagtatacaaGAGTGTTCATAATAATCTTATAATGACATGCAATAGgtgtttcattttgttttgtacaaaCTGCACATTAGGTACAAAACTAGATGTTGCCTATGCTTTAGCTCACATAAAATACCTTTGCATCCTACTGTGCTCTTCCTTggtacaaaaagttagtaagcaaCATTTATATGCCTACCCTGTAGCAAGACCTCAAATGGATAGTTCAAGTTCACCCAGATCGCCACCgccatataaatataaaaccatatTAAAAAGTCAAAATTTATTGCCATATGCGAATTATTAACAGGAAAATAGCTAATTGGCTAAGTTCAGTAGATAAGTCCCTTCTAAAATTTGCAACTATCGAggatttgttaaataataacacacaaatgctttatcaatttttaaaaataatgtaaaatcgtatttttagattaatttattaaaaaccgtTATGCAttgaaaatgattattattgtaAGACCCGTTCAATAGGTGTAACACACAAAATCGTTTTCATCCTCAAACTgtgttaaaaagtaataaataggttatagcaCAAGTACGAAAGTTGGAGAGCAATAAAAGAatgatacttaaatattaaattattacttttctgAATCATTCTTCAAACATTAACAAACTATAAAACAAGATTAAATGTAAGTACTCTCATATTTTACTGCAAGtactttttaaacttaaaacaaattacaGATCAGTAGTCCTCGTATTTATCACTAGAGTAAATGCAATAATGTTTATAACCAACAGATCCTGAAAACATAACAATGAACACAACAACTTACTGTCGCAAATTTTGATTTTCACctccaataaaatattcactacAAATTACGTCGTGAGGCTTTATATGACGACCTATcaacaatgaaataataaagaaaataattaatatcatataaaatatagtatagacaataatatttatttattattattcttatttaagGTTAAATcgcttatttattatgtaatgctGTAAGAAAACCaatattgtaacattatttttgcaGTTCAAATTCCACAACACAATTATGACCTATCTTgaaattataggtatttttgaagatatttagATAGACCAtctgttattattgtaaacaaaaagaaatagatTGTAAATTTCCTACACAGCGTGCGCTGCGATCCCTTTACTATTATCCCCACCATGCACTATGCACATAAGAATATGCTAATCCAGGTCAAGGTATATTATCcctgtgcaaaattttatttaatccaaATTATTGTTTGACCTTTACAGAGTAAATTAACATCATATCGCGATTTACAAAAAGCTGGAAAGGAGCTAAATTCTGATCAAAAAGTAGCTGTTGCAAAATATGATGAAGTTGCCCAAACATTAGATTTTGCAAGGGACCTGTCGAAACAAGTCACTTCTATTGCTAATGCAGCCGAGCGGGATGCCAAAAAACAAGCTAAGAaggtaatgtaaacaaaaaaaaattaatatatatttcacatCAAAGAATATTCcctatacaattaattttaaaacattttttttgtgaattcattttaaaccatctaagatgttttaatattctaaCTGTAGGAAGCTTGGGTCCGCTATGCAgctgaaagtaataaaatccgTGAAGTGCTACTCATTCTTGATGTCCTCATGCAAATGGGTAATAATGAGGCACGCAATGATTTTCTAAATGGAACAAATGGCGCTGCTAAACTTACTGATGAGGACTTAAAGATATTAGATGAATTGTAAGTATAATTGCACACTTATTGTCATTTGTAAAAATTCAACAACTAATTATGTGGTGGATGTTGGCTTTACAACTGCCCAAGAGCAAAACACTTGAAACAAACAACTTATGTTCATTGTACTGCACTTATTATTATGTGATATGTTTTGATGTTTAGTAATACTCCTGAtgctttgtaattatttacactTAGGACTAAAATGTGACAGTTCTTGCACACTGCTGGTTAGTGACAGAAATAAACTCAGTGATTGCGCAATACCAACTGACTCCtggattatataaataaaattgtatcagGTATTAATTGATGTCAATATGCACTTAGGTACCCTGAAGTGACCCCAAAACATGAAATTAATGAGGAAGGACAACCTGGATTTCATCTACAAGTAACAAAAGCTGCTGATCATCTGTACTCTATTATAGATGGTAAACCAAAGGAAATCCTTGGCACTACTTACTCGCGAATAAAAGAGATTATAAGCAGTGTACATGAATGTGGTTATTTTGATCGAGCTGTTGAAGTAATTTCAACTGAAGTAGAAGAAACTCATGTATGTGTTCCTGAAGAGGAACCACCAGAACACCTGGAGGATGAAATTGAACTAGAAGTTAATGCTGCTTACCCACCAGCAGGTTCACTACCTGTCCCCCCTGCGCCAGCTGTTGTTCCTGCCCCAGCGTATCCCTTGCGTCCATTGCCACCTATCACCTTGCAAGAAGTTGAACATGCATATTTTGCCCAGCAATATCCTCAACAAAGACCTATCGCGGAAGTTATTGGTTCTCAAAATTTCTTTTTCCTTCAAGAATCTGAGATTGATAGCCCAGTTGGTACACCCCAACCACCACCAATTCCAAACCAACCATCACCACCAGCACCAATACCCACACAAACATTTACTAATCAACACTTTGTCCAACTTCCTGGGGCGCGCGTTCCCGAACCTGGAGCAATACCGATGCCCCCACAGCCGCATTTCGCACCACACCATGAGCATGCCGGTTTCCCCTCTGGTCCAGTGCCAATGCCTCCAGTTCAAGCAGCGCATCCACACGGACCGGTTCCCCAACCTCCTCCACATGCAGTACACGCTGTTCCTGTAGCACCGCAACCAATTCTTCAAGCACCGCAACCTACTGCACCCTTAGTCCCTTCGGCTCCTGTTGTAGTCTCTCCCATACAGCCCGAGGAACTACCGCCTACTTCGCCACTAGTTGATAGAGATGATGAAGCAACAAAAGATAACCGAAGCCCTGAGCAAGAAGATAGTAATGACCGCAAACCGCAAGGTCAAGGTGATGGACAAGGCCGTTACAGACGTTACGGGAGAACTGGTGGTGCCAGAGGCGCTCCAAATGGTCACCGCGGCCGTGGTACTTTCCAAAACCGACAAGGTGGTGATAGTTATCGCGGTAGACAGGGAAATGATTATCAAAGTAGACCAATGAAAGATGGCTACCAAAACAGACAGTATGATGGTTATCACGGGAGACATGGTAAAGATGGATATTCAAACAGGAATGATGGATATTACGGTAATGGAGATGCGGCCGAAGGCGCTCAACACAATGAAAATGGAGGCCGCGAGCGATATGGTGATGGTAGCCAAAGCTACCAAGGCGGTTTTAAGGGACGCGGCAGAGGAGGAATACGTGGCGCACCTCGCGGATCCACTCGTCCTCCCCGTTCTCAACAGTTCACAAGAAAACCAGAAAACGCGGAATAGTTTAAGTGGATTTCTATTTCGCAGTGAACCCCATTTTCGGTGGTTTtctacattgtaaaatatttgatttctcTAATGGACAAAATCATTCGTGAAGGCAGATTTCACAAGCAACAACGCGCTGTGGTTACAAACTAGAGAttatcgtataaaaatattttaaaaaaattataaaaaaaaagtaaaatattaaaacatgaaacggaataaaaaataagttacttgaatTTAGATGTATGATatattgcaattattataagttaCGTTACGTTAGATAGGTTGTGTCACGCAAGTGACGTCAAGTGACCCGGTGAGAAAGCAGATCATTGGAGTCACCGAATGTCGCTCAGTACCTCGTGCGTGCCTCGTCCTCGTGATAATTTAAGTACAGGATATGTGCATATGTGCACACCATGTTAATTCACTCAACCGGGACCTTTCCAAATCACATTgatctttgtatttttaatacagttaaaacactaataattataaatatgttaagaTATTCTATACATGTTTGATTTTCTTAAGTCATTATAATCATCAAACTTGTCATAATTGTATGATTTTGCTACTATTACTGAActaatttttgagaattttctttttaatgaagTACCTTTTAATACGATCTACCTACCTACATCTTTACGATTTTATTAGCCATGGTAAATATGATTTGGaaaacttcaaaaatatatagttgTATTATGTGTAACAGTTTTTTTAATTGAACTAAAAGTGACCAGTGACATTTTCTCGTCTTAATTGTTTGTCTCGGCCAAGCTTTCTATTTCATTAACATTGTTCTCAATAGAGGCTGTGTGCAAGCAAATTAAAAGTATTCTATGAAAAAATGAATTGTTTGATTTCCAGATTCTGAATCCCTTCATAGTGTCACATTgggtattttaacaaatataaataagataaaagaCTAGTCATTTTTACACTTCGTAGTAAAGATTTAAAGGGCAAAAAATCCAGGATTTTGCATACAGTATGGTCAgcattcggggataaaagctCGCTAAGCAGTCGGTCAAAACAGCTAAAtcaattcaattaatataaatcacCTTTCATAGGTAGGTAGTTACATTTTTTCAGTGAAATGACAaaggaattaattaaatatattatttaaataaaaaaaaaccattgaaCTTGTCTTGTACAGGTCATTTGAACTTTTAATTTGTTGCGTTACTTTTTATGGTGACATATAGGTAGTACTAATGCAGAATGTGGTACATATTTACTTCCACTACTTAATCTTGCTCTTCTTTCGTTGATAGCTCATATCTTTCTTCATTACTGAGAGCTTGTGTAATTcaaatcagttttattatttatatcttcttTAATCGCCCCGTGTATATAGGACATTGAATGAAACAAAGccgtttaaaattacaatattgcaATTTTACAGAAGTGTTTAAAAGCTCgcgattaaaaatgtatgtgctATCTTTCTCACAGTGAAtacatgttttaatattgttaattagcAAAACTTTTTCACGATAACTTATATTACACAATACAACAATAAAGATTTTAGTATATAGATagcaataaaaatcatttaagaGATTGTCGCACCAAAAACTTGGAAATATGGCATtcgtattacttatataatagaATGGTTATAACTCATAACTTACAATTGCGTCACTGTGGATTTCGTTTCGAAACGCTAACGCGCTGCGGGGTTCCCCGCGCAATAGATTATTCCGCCGATTTAAGTACTTACTCCGTAATTTCAAAATAGCCAATTCTTTAACGACATTCACGTACTCTTGAATAACTACtgtaaacataattttgaagtatttatttaatatttgattagaacgattataaaactatttacactAATCAATACAGTAATTtgccttaaaaaaaatatcaattattacaTTCATGCAAATaatgtagaataataataacaatacaaaacaatacttactACAAAATACAGTAATTTTCACAATAGGCTAAAATGTAAGatgtaataacattaaaattatcagCAAAAAGATCAAGGCATGGAGAGGCATCCAAGAACGCGTTAAGAGCAGCAAGAACACGAGGGACCGCAGATACCGCACGGGAAACAGTACGGCATGAcgttttaacaaacaaattgtGTCTCCTACACCGAATGTAGTTATTTGGGGCATACAACCGAACCAACTCATTGTGCAGTTCAGGGGAATCAATTGCTCCGCAAATTACTTTGAGCATGaaaataatttggttataaGCTCTTCTTGTTTCCGAGATCCAAGACAACCAAGAAGGTATTTAGTTGGATTTAAGTATGGATAGTAACCCTGACTAAATTTAAAGAGAAATCGCAGGAAGGCTTTTTGATAAGTAgttattatcagccctgtattatatactgtcctactgttggtcacgggcctctactactgagagggaataggccttagtccaccaggctggcctagtgcgggttggtagaatacacacaccctccaaattcctatagagaatttcccaggtatgcaggttgccCCACGATGTTCTTctttaccattaaagcaagttagttcacaaagaatacacacataatattagaaaaatcaaagatatgtgcccttgggatttgaacctgcgggaattcgtctcggcattccataggtaagtatataatagtaagtactTATCCCTTTTTATGTAACTACTTGCCtacttgtaaaaaattatactttcgGAACGAAGTTTCATTCTATCCCGGGAATAACGCTTATACGACACAAAACTATTTTCACACAAAAAATGACGTACAGTACGTTAACATctgaatttataaatttcaaccCGCAGGGACACATAACAACCTAGATATAAGGGAGAGCGAAAAAGTAACGAAGTTCTCAATTGAAAAGTAAACTCAATAGTCAGTTATTAGTGTCGGGAATCGATTacacattataaatatctaGACACCACTATAgttaggtatatttatatgcaCATTGTGGAATATGAACCTGAAGACTGGATTCGCAAGAATTACTTTATATACACGAGACAAAGTAACGTGAAACACTCTTTCCGGAAAAGTTATACAACGGTTACCTTAAGCTGCTTCTCGACTCCCTGCAACCAGGAGCACCATGTTAGCAAATTGCTGTACTTAATACTGTCTTAAAACTAACCTAGACATTATTGATTAGGTCAGCAacagtgataaaaataataagacgtGTTGGCTAGTGAAAGATTTTATTCGATAAATTGCCATTTGTTACGATGTCTTACAGTATAAAATGGTTTCAAAACAAATCGATCTATAGTTGTCCaatcagaacaaaataaataaagttctttcAACTTTAATTACCAGACAGAACCTGTTTTTTACAATTCTACTTacctagttttaaaattattaactatagttgcgtagtaatattataacctaTACAACCTAatgcaattatacaaaatatctcCTTACACTGTACTTATTTTTCGTAGAAATATAATATCGTCACATTTTGTTcatttaagtataaattagggcagatatattataaaaccatcagttataaaaaaaatgaaattgaagAAATGGCTCCGGAATGTGAGACTATTTTtctcattttaaagcaatttggACCACCAATGATTGTAAGCACGTTATATTCAATGCATACAGCCTGTAACATATTTTGTgatgtttaacatatttttatagcatcgATTCTCGATACAGAATTCAATATAAATGTAGGTAAGTACTAGTACTTTACGATATAATATAAAGGTACGAACAAATAGGGTATGTGTCATTATTTATGACAATAACATAGGATATCCTAACGAaatttggcaaaaaaaaatacaatcaggAATAAATACGATAAGATACAAGAGAAATGATAGAAAAGAATGTACGAATGAAAAGGTGAAATCACTGGCAGTATGATGCGTATGAATGAAGGAGATAGCCAATGTTACAACTCCACATTACctcatattattcatataaaaaatgctACCACATATAACCATTTGGATGCGGTACCCATATTATAATCTTTAGTACTTATTTCCTTAGCCTGAACATTATCAGTTTTACGTAAAGCATTAGTATAAATACTATTAGTGATAATCATGATGCATTTTCTATAACGGTTGTTTTATAGACAAGAATCTCTGATAAAAATCAATTAccataaacattacaataacataatattgtagcCTTACTGCACGTTAATTTGGTGTTTAAATAGTAGAAGGGTTCAACTTATATGAGGGGTACTTTTATTAGAATATACCTCATATTGTGAGCAGCTTTAATTtccaaatataattagtaaccaattttttaatatgcaaataaaagGATGTACTTATTCACTATGTAaaagtatagttttttttttcataaacgtacctctatacaatatattatgttattaacaggcaacaaaaacacaattataaaactatGCATGCATACTGCTATTCTTATTACCGGCAAGTTACGTATTTTTTACTAAACGTATCTGCAATGTACATTTTAATGGTCTAATTTTCTTCCCAAAACATCTATATGCCTCCCCTTTTCTTGCAAGCCTATTTATGGtctttattaattgtttatctACTCAGAGAAGTTTAAATATCAtaggacatttttttaaaccgaTTATGTCTTCAACAGCGAGATACTGCTTAATACAGTGTTACTgagtacataaaaataattgttttaaattgtaaatgaaaGAAAGGGAATGAAGGTggtgatatatatattttgttgataaatttatattgtgtcTAAAGGAAGAAGTAATCACTCCCGAAAACGAAGACAGGTTAGAGTGCTGGTGATAGCTGAGATGatgacacaatttttttttatccaattattttaatttagttttggaATTATTCGTGGTGCGCCCCTCTTGAAATCGTTGACCTGGCACCTCAGCTAATTATTTGTGGTACATTATGGTTTCTTTTAACACATAtgtctttgttttgtttaagttttattttaaatctttttgctgtgcaaaaatacaaaacacttTTACCTATTAATTTTATGGTGatctgataatattataattattttatcgccATTTTTAAATGGTACTTATCGTTACCAGAAATAACTGTTCCTAAATTTCGGGAGCGGTTCTTTACACCCTATATTTTATCGAGAAACAATTAATGTCTGGTATGCACgtataatgcaattttaattccacataattgatttatgttttgCGTATAGTTTAACAGTGAAATTCATTGTCTTAATCAAAATGCCACATCGACTAATGTGACCATGAGCTCATAAGTGTCGCGCAGAGGCCTTATTCCCTAtgtcacacgttattttgacaatgcgtAAAAAGAGCCTAACGCAGCGCATCGCGTTTATGAAAATAGAAAtcggcatacagaataccatatCATGTTAATTTCACAAACATAACATAACCTAACcatgttacgagtttacactgaaTAGAATGAGGCCCCTGATGTGACATCCATTGCAAAATAAACCATGTTTaatcattattgaaaaaaaaaaaaaaatacttatcgtGCTTCACgtgacaaaatatatatattatgctaCAGTCaatgtaatgaaatgaaaactattcataatttttaatttaccagggatttttaatttattaatgaaattatcaaagcttgcaattattatttattaaatttaatagtaattattattactaagagCTTTAAATACTGTGACTGTAACATATTACCAACATAAAGCAACTATTGTGATACAATCATACAAGCCTTAATTCAAGAATATTGAATAGTttaaggaaatattatttttttctattcaaataaaagcaaataaacaTGCTACAAATTTGCGTATTCATTCTAAACAAAAAGTCATAAGtactttttcataattatttaggTATGCATAACGCATTAGACAACAGCCTGAATGGAatcaattttcaaaataaatacacaatacttttattcattgttttatgtACATAAGGGATGTTAACTGGTGTATTATCTTTACTTTTGATTATAAACTACAATCCTgtaaaaatgaagaaaaaaagcAAATATGGGCAATGacagaaagaaaaagaaatccCATTTTTTTCTGTTAGAGGAAAACATGACCTACCAGTGACGTCAcgatttataaaagtttacaGTTTATGTGGGAAGAAagatttttctatatattttgtttatattttgcttaCGTGCCTGTCATGAAAGCGAAATTAGATTAAGTAAATTTCATATCAGTCAACATCCCTTTGTGTTTTCTGTAAAGGCGCAAGTAACCTTATTCTAGGAGTGTATgagatttttaattgttttttttttaccattccTTAAGAGTGTTAGAGGTACTTATACGGGCGAAATCCCTCAGTTTAGTATTGGTATTAGgctaattattatcataatgtaaaatatttaaaagtggagtttcttaacaaatatttattgact is a genomic window of Manduca sexta isolate Smith_Timp_Sample1 chromosome 22, JHU_Msex_v1.0, whole genome shotgun sequence containing:
- the LOC115442617 gene encoding caprin-1, whose amino-acid sequence is MPSAANAKSEKPASSEATDNSPIRQIMTIIEHKIRNLEKRKSKLTSYRDLQKAGKELNSDQKVAVAKYDEVAQTLDFARDLSKQVTSIANAAERDAKKQAKKEAWVRYAAESNKIREVLLILDVLMQMGNNEARNDFLNGTNGAAKLTDEDLKILDELYPEVTPKHEINEEGQPGFHLQVTKAADHLYSIIDGKPKEILGTTYSRIKEIISSVHECGYFDRAVEVISTEVEETHVCVPEEEPPEHLEDEIELEVNAAYPPAGSLPVPPAPAVVPAPAYPLRPLPPITLQEVEHAYFAQQYPQQRPIAEVIGSQNFFFLQESEIDSPVGTPQPPPIPNQPSPPAPIPTQTFTNQHFVQLPGARVPEPGAIPMPPQPHFAPHHEHAGFPSGPVPMPPVQAAHPHGPVPQPPPHAVHAVPVAPQPILQAPQPTAPLVPSAPVVVSPIQPEELPPTSPLVDRDDEATKDNRSPEQEDSNDRKPQGQGDGQGRYRRYGRTGGARGAPNGHRGRGTFQNRQGGDSYRGRQGNDYQSRPMKDGYQNRQYDGYHGRHGKDGYSNRNDGYYGNGDAAEGAQHNENGGRERYGDGSQSYQGGFKGRGRGGIRGAPRGSTRPPRSQQFTRKPENAE